A part of Kitasatospora acidiphila genomic DNA contains:
- a CDS encoding PIN domain-containing protein, producing MTHVLDAGAVLAWMADEPGADLVEQALDGSLLPTVCLTEILRRAQAYGHPSPARTIADDLVGAGLLLVEEITQADAVRAAELRQFSYTARSQWTEEDLRRTRTGKPGTLSTADSLCLAVAERHGLPVLTTDRAWSVVERLIGGFAVKTICIR from the coding sequence ATGACCCACGTTCTCGATGCCGGCGCCGTACTCGCCTGGATGGCTGACGAGCCCGGAGCCGACCTGGTCGAACAGGCCCTCGACGGGTCTCTGCTGCCGACGGTCTGCCTCACCGAGATCCTCCGGCGAGCCCAGGCGTACGGACACCCCAGCCCCGCCCGAACGATCGCGGACGACCTCGTCGGTGCCGGTCTGCTCCTCGTCGAGGAGATCACCCAGGCTGACGCGGTCCGAGCCGCAGAGCTGCGACAGTTCTCGTACACCGCTCGCTCCCAGTGGACCGAGGAGGACCTGCGCCGCACCCGCACCGGCAAGCCGGGCACCCTGTCCACTGCGGATTCCCTGTGCCTCGCCGTCGCCGAACGCCACGGCCTCCCCGTCCTCACCACCGACCGGGCCTGGTCGGTCGTCGAACGCCTCATCGGGGGATTCGCCGTCAAGACGATCTGCATTCGCTGA
- a CDS encoding AbrB/MazE/SpoVT family DNA-binding domain-containing protein yields the protein MSVTHDRPVATTTVGHRGRIILPVAIQRAAHIHEGTRVHLRVLEDGGVIIETTDDIRRRLKFRLPAGVDLSADDRAEADEEQGRDAA from the coding sequence ATGAGCGTGACCCATGACCGCCCGGTAGCCACCACCACTGTGGGGCATCGCGGACGCATCATCCTGCCGGTGGCCATCCAACGCGCCGCCCACATCCACGAGGGCACGCGCGTCCACCTGCGCGTCCTGGAGGACGGCGGAGTGATCATCGAGACGACCGACGACATAAGGCGCCGCCTGAAGTTCCGCCTCCCCGCCGGCGTCGACCTGTCGGCCGATGACCGTGCCGAGGCGGACGAGGAGCAGGGGCGCGACGCCGCATGA